From Brassica oleracea var. oleracea cultivar TO1000 chromosome C3, BOL, whole genome shotgun sequence, a single genomic window includes:
- the LOC106332932 gene encoding uncharacterized protein LOC106332932, whose translation MKLIWSPETASKAYIDTVKSCEKLGTPGAAELVAAMAAGWNATLIVETWSEGETIDISVGLNVASQHTNARHICIVPNAISEAAYLQAMTQQSCSTLPETIIMNEEEEGNSEDTMQKLQGIDFLVIDWDQKDFAANVLRNAAFGSRGAVVVCRSGYRRSTSCFSWTKAFSDRNVVRTVTLPVSGGLEIAHVAAARISGKSDNNNKRKWIKHIDQRSGEEHVIRK comes from the exons ATGAAACTTATTTGGTCACCGGAAACAGCATCAAAGGCTTACATCGACACCGTTAAATCG TGCGAGAAGCTTGGAACGCCAGGAGCGGCGGAGCTAGTAGCGGCTATGGCGGCGGGGTGGAACGCGACTCTAATCGTGGAAACATGGTCAGAAGGAGAAACCATAGACATTAGCGTTGGTTTAAACGTAGCGAGTCAACACACAAATGCAAGACACATTTGTATTGTACCAAACGCAATATCAGAAGCCGCTTATCTTCAAGCCATGACACAACAATCTTGCTCCACCTTGCCTGAAACAATCATTATGAACGAGGAAGAAGAAGGAAACTCCGAGGACACGATGCAGAAGCTGCAAGGAATCGATTTCTTGGTAATTGATTGGGATCAAAAGGATTTTGCAGCAAACGTTTTGAGAAACGCTGCGTTTGGTAGCAGAGGAGCTGTTGTGGTGTGCAGAAGCGGTTACAGGAGAAGCACGTCATGTTTCAGTTGGACAAAAGCGTTTAGTGACCGGAACGTTGTGAGAACGGTGACTCTTCCGGTTTCAGGTGGTCTAGAAATTGCTCATGTGGCTGCAGCGAGAATCTCTGGGAAGAGTGATAACAACAACAAGAGGAAATGGATCAAACATATTGATCAAAGATCAGGAGAAGAACATGTTATTAGAAAGTAA
- the LOC106331433 gene encoding persulfide dioxygenase ETHE1 homolog, mitochondrial has protein sequence MVVTRFSRLQHLLLLQPRFQQSRVLRRPLIRTPTLIRSVMGSSSSSSSKLLFRQLFEKESSTYTYLLADISHPDKPALLIDPVDKTVDRDLKLINELGLKLVYAMNTHVHADHVTGTGLLKTKVPGVKSVISKASGSKADKFVEHGERVSIGDLYLEVRATPGHTAGCVTYVTGEGADQPQPRMAFTGDAVLIRGCGRTDFQGGCADQLYESVHSQIFTLPKDTLIYPAHDYKGFEVSTVGEEMQHNPRLTKDKETFKTIMTNLNLAYPKMIDVALPANMVCGLQDLLPSEAN, from the exons ATGGTGGTGACACGTTTCTCACGGCTCCAGCATCTTCTCCTCCTTCAACCTAGATTTCAGCAATCTCGTGTTCTCCGTCGTCCTCTAATCAGAACTCCAACACTCATCAGATCAGTGATGGGTTCGTCTTCCTCTTCCTCCTCGAAGCTTCTCTTCCGTCAGCTCTTCGAGAAAGAGTCTTCGACTTATACGTATCTTCTCGCCGACATTTCCCATCCGGACAAACCTGCTCTG TTGATTGATCCTGTGGACAAAACTGTCGATAGAGATTTGAAGCTGATCAATGAGTTAGGATTGAAGCTTGTCTATGCTATGAACACTCATGTTCATGCCGATCATGTCACTGGGACTGGTCTTCTTAAG ACAAAGGTCCCAGGTGTGAAGTCCGTAATCTCAAAAGCAAGTGGTTCTAAAGCGGATAAGTTTGTTGAACATGGAGAGAGAGTATCTATTGGTGATTTATACCTCGAG GTCCGTGCTACACCTGGACATACAGCAGGATGTGTTACATATGTGACTGGAGAAGGAGCTGATCAGCCGCAACCAAGAATGGCTTTTACGGGCGATGCTGTACTGATCCGCGGTTGTGGGAGAACCGACTTTCAG GGTGGATGCGCGGATCAACTCTATGAGTCTGTGCATTCACAG ATATTTACATTGCCAAAGGACACATTGATCTATCCAGCTCATGACTACAAAGGTTTCGAG GTAAGCACAGTTGGAGAAGAGATGCAACACAACCCGCGTTTAACTAAAGACAAAGAAACATTCAAAACCATCATGACAA ATCTGAATCTGGCGTATCCGAAGATGATTGATGTTGCACTACCAGCAAACATGGTGTGTGGATTACAAGACCTGCTGCCTTCTGAAGCCAACTAA
- the LOC106331224 gene encoding uncharacterized protein LOC106331224: MEYARNDATEWKQTGASKLTQGGLNGKGESSRRESHWTRPPQDWLKCNTYGSFMNIGVQSTVGWIIRDENGVYKGAAQATGKRVMNPLESELQGILMAVQHCWALGFRKIILENDCIQAIDILNGKTLHFSFYDWIREIKWWIMRFDEV; the protein is encoded by the coding sequence ATGGAGTATGCCCGTAATGACGCTACTGAGTGGAAACAAACAGGAGCATCAAAGTTAACACAAGGAGGTCTGAATGGTAAAGGAGAAAGTTCACGGCGAGAAAGTCATTGGACACGACCCCCACAGGATTGGCTCAAGTGTAACACATATGGATCTTTTATGAATATAGGAGTACAAAGTACTGTTGGATGGATTATCAGAGATGAGAATGGTGTGTATAAAGGAGCGGCTCAAGCTACTGGTAAACGAGTTATGAATCCATTAGAGAGTGAGCTACAAGGCATTTTAATGGCTGTACAGCATTGTTGGGCATTGGGATTTCGTAAGATCATACTGGAAAATGACTGCATCCAAGCAATTGATATCCTCAATGGTAAAACGTTACATTTCAGTTTTTATGACTGGATCAGGGAGATCAAGTGGTGGATAATGAGATTTGATGAAGTTTGA